One [Clostridium] saccharolyticum WM1 DNA segment encodes these proteins:
- a CDS encoding phosphoadenosine phosphosulfate reductase domain-containing protein has translation MDLEKQALDILQTFANDEPYQLGYSGGKDSDVILHLARKSGVKFIAVHNHTTVDAPETVRYIRRKKDIVIEYPKYSMWQLIVRHKAPPTRRFRYCCMDLKEYSGKGKKLITGVRKAESRNRKENQGIITFAKPNKVIREKVDDVNFHKTNKGGWLY, from the coding sequence ATGGATTTAGAAAAGCAAGCATTAGATATATTACAAACCTTTGCCAATGATGAGCCTTATCAGCTTGGGTATAGCGGCGGAAAAGATTCTGACGTGATATTACACTTGGCAAGGAAAAGCGGAGTGAAATTCATTGCCGTACACAATCATACAACGGTTGATGCGCCTGAAACCGTTCGCTATATAAGAAGAAAAAAAGATATTGTTATAGAGTATCCCAAATATTCTATGTGGCAGTTGATTGTGAGACATAAAGCACCTCCTACAAGGCGATTCCGTTATTGTTGCATGGATCTGAAAGAGTATAGCGGAAAAGGAAAAAAGTTGATTACCGGAGTAAGGAAAGCAGAAAGCAGAAACAGGAAAGAAAATCAGGGGATTATAACCTTTGCAAAACCAAATAAAGTAATCCGTGAAAAGGTAGATGATGTAAATTTTCACAAAACAAACAAGGGGGGGTGGTTGTACTAA
- a CDS encoding phosphoadenosine phosphosulfate reductase domain-containing protein: MVVLNYENAESHRLVESCYRTSKTLVNPILEWDDEYLWWYIRHQGIEINPQYNNGCPGGCNRIGCIGCPMGGKNRYKEFAQYPKYKEAYIRAFDKMLKYREECGNKDVIGWKNAQGVFDWWMEDSNMDGQFSMDFDGPDLTGFKEKGN, encoded by the coding sequence GTGGTTGTACTAAATTACGAAAATGCAGAATCTCACAGGTTGGTTGAAAGCTGTTACAGAACATCAAAGACGCTTGTCAATCCGATTCTGGAATGGGACGATGAATATTTGTGGTGGTACATACGCCATCAAGGGATAGAGATAAACCCTCAATACAATAACGGGTGTCCTGGTGGTTGCAACCGGATCGGGTGCATTGGTTGCCCAATGGGAGGAAAAAACCGATATAAAGAATTTGCTCAATACCCGAAGTACAAAGAGGCATATATCAGGGCATTTGACAAGATGCTTAAATACAGGGAAGAGTGCGGCAACAAAGATGTAATAGGCTGGAAGAATGCACAAGGAGTCTTTGATTGGTGGATGGAAGATTCCAATATGGACGGTCAGTTTAGTATGGATTTTGATGGGCCTGATCTGACCGGATTCAAAGAGAAAGGTAACTAA
- a CDS encoding HNH endonuclease — protein sequence MGNTEVKRKAIPKKIRIKVYEKYNGHCAYCGSDMEISEMQVDHVESLYWYGGADDISNYMPACRACNFYKSTLPLEEFREHVKTIPERLEKEFIYRISKKYGIIQEIEKPVQFYFETIPEKGNEL from the coding sequence ATGGGGAATACCGAAGTAAAGAGAAAAGCAATTCCTAAAAAGATTCGAATAAAGGTCTATGAAAAGTATAATGGGCATTGCGCCTATTGTGGCAGTGACATGGAGATTAGTGAAATGCAAGTAGATCATGTAGAGTCTTTATACTGGTACGGTGGAGCTGATGATATAAGCAATTATATGCCAGCGTGCAGGGCGTGTAATTTTTACAAAAGCACCTTGCCATTAGAAGAGTTTAGAGAACACGTAAAGACTATTCCGGAACGCTTGGAGAAGGAATTTATTTACCGCATCTCTAAAAAATACGGCATTATCCAGGAAATCGAAAAGCCAGTTCAATTTTATTTTGAAACGATCCCGGAGAAAGGTAATGAACTATGA
- a CDS encoding DUF3775 domain-containing protein, which translates to MVEHSNIDLDNYIDEILKVISLAEIRDRATEHEYGESGVIDSVVNFSDISLEEREEDKALYKYLNSLQYDAIKVIQVVMYIGRGDFLDEDGTSSFSEAWDFFEEQGWNENKQVEAMQIFEKAPLAEYLRSGCKRLGIHI; encoded by the coding sequence ATGGTGGAGCATTCAAATATTGACTTGGATAATTATATTGATGAAATACTTAAAGTTATCAGCCTGGCAGAGATTAGAGACAGAGCAACCGAACATGAATACGGCGAGTCAGGAGTAATTGATAGTGTGGTTAATTTCTCTGATATCTCACTGGAAGAAAGAGAAGAAGACAAGGCTCTATATAAATACTTAAATAGCCTGCAATACGATGCTATAAAAGTTATTCAAGTAGTTATGTATATTGGAAGGGGAGATTTCTTAGACGAAGACGGCACTAGCAGCTTTAGTGAGGCTTGGGATTTCTTTGAAGAGCAAGGCTGGAACGAAAACAAGCAAGTGGAGGCAATGCAGATTTTTGAAAAAGCACCATTGGCTGAATACTTAAGAAGTGGATGTAAAAGATTAGGTATCCATATATAA
- a CDS encoding DNA adenine methylase gives MKAVMKYPGSKWSIADWIISFFPEHHSYLEAFLGSGAVLFNKPRSNIETVNDLDGNVINLFEWIRKDPERLAREIYLTPYARQIYDNAFKTVPDDSFGKAVNFYIRLNMGHGFRTTGEKVGWKNDVQGREKAYAASGWCNLPDEIMKAAERIRGVQIENRPAAELIERFNNPKVLIYADPPYVLSTRHGKQYRHEMDDKQQNDLIDVLLAHKGPVLLSGYDSDLYNDRLSGWYREETTCYSQVSSKKREILWMNFEPAGQTNIYDFIS, from the coding sequence ATGAAAGCAGTAATGAAATATCCAGGAAGTAAATGGAGTATCGCAGATTGGATTATAAGTTTCTTCCCGGAACATCACAGCTATTTAGAGGCATTTTTGGGTAGTGGAGCAGTTTTGTTCAATAAGCCAAGGTCAAACATTGAAACCGTGAACGATCTGGACGGTAATGTGATAAATCTTTTTGAGTGGATTCGAAAGGACCCAGAAAGACTGGCCAGAGAAATATATTTAACTCCTTACGCCAGACAGATTTATGATAATGCTTTTAAAACGGTACCAGATGATAGTTTTGGAAAGGCAGTTAATTTCTATATAAGGTTAAACATGGGCCACGGATTCCGAACCACTGGTGAAAAGGTAGGCTGGAAGAATGATGTACAGGGACGTGAAAAGGCTTACGCCGCATCAGGCTGGTGCAATCTTCCAGATGAAATAATGAAAGCCGCAGAGAGGATCAGAGGTGTACAAATTGAAAACCGTCCTGCAGCAGAATTGATAGAACGGTTTAACAATCCGAAAGTCTTGATTTATGCTGATCCTCCATATGTGCTGAGTACAAGGCATGGGAAACAGTACCGCCATGAAATGGATGATAAGCAGCAGAATGACTTGATAGATGTCTTACTTGCTCATAAAGGCCCGGTTCTATTAAGTGGATATGACAGTGATCTATACAATGATCGTTTATCCGGCTGGTACCGGGAAGAAACAACTTGCTATTCGCAGGTCAGCAGCAAGAAAAGAGAAATATTGTGGATGAATTTTGAACCTGCGGGGCAGACAAATATATATGATTTCATCAGCTAA
- a CDS encoding HNH endonuclease: protein MQNRDIEFVKRCISNNDIHSFYIWKPWLIVRKSVLEMDRYECQDCKAKGKYTKAKTVHHNNYVKKHPELALEIWYTWKGQKKRNLISLCHDCHEERHGYRKPEEKKPLTEERW, encoded by the coding sequence ATGCAAAACAGAGATATCGAATTTGTAAAAAGATGTATAAGCAATAATGATATTCATAGTTTTTATATTTGGAAGCCATGGTTAATTGTAAGAAAAAGTGTATTAGAGATGGACCGCTATGAATGTCAGGATTGCAAAGCAAAAGGAAAATACACTAAAGCAAAAACAGTACATCATAACAACTATGTTAAGAAACACCCGGAGCTTGCTCTTGAAATATGGTATACATGGAAAGGACAAAAGAAAAGGAACCTTATAAGCCTATGCCATGACTGCCACGAAGAGCGGCATGGATACCGTAAGCCAGAGGAGAAGAAACCTTTGACCGAAGAAAGGTGGTAA
- a CDS encoding terminase TerL endonuclease subunit, with the protein MNYKLNPHIQEWIDIVENNTYAVCEEQKLLVKYIKHCFETEDIYTNDDQLERYISLARYFPFEQVFPWQKFVIGLHDCTYWIENDMPRWPDLFCELGRGAGKDGTIAWESVCLMSPYNGIREYDVDICANNEDQAMRPVRDVIAAFERPEVMGKLKRFFYWTKEQVRSLKTNSFMKGRTNSPKGKDGLRSGICIFNEIHQYEDYANINVFTTGLGKKKHPRRSYYTTNGDVREGPLDDLIETSEGILRGGEPDNGLLPFICKLDKKEDVDQEENWPMANPSLPYLPNLMEEIRKEYREWKKNPARLPAFMTKRMNIPDGTSEIKVTEWDNIIATNRELPDLIGWSCTCGIDYSKLTDFAAVNLHFRDGDKRYDINHYWLCLKSSDIPRLKCPWKQWAENDLLTLVDDVEIHPSYITDYIAEMKKKYNIKHLALDDFRYALLSSALKDIGFDAKIYKNVKLVRPMDIMRVATVIDSCFTNQWFCWGDNPGLRWATNNTKLVRAGRKPGHEDDADLGNYVYGKIEAKSRKTDPFMALVASMVIEDILPVQKRQKPKFQVYAY; encoded by the coding sequence ATGAATTATAAGCTAAATCCGCATATTCAAGAGTGGATAGACATTGTTGAGAATAATACATATGCAGTCTGTGAAGAACAAAAGCTTTTAGTAAAATATATAAAGCACTGTTTTGAGACAGAAGATATCTATACAAATGATGATCAGCTTGAAAGATATATTAGTCTGGCAAGATATTTCCCATTCGAGCAGGTGTTTCCTTGGCAAAAATTTGTTATAGGGCTCCATGATTGTACTTACTGGATTGAGAATGACATGCCACGCTGGCCTGATCTCTTCTGCGAACTTGGAAGAGGAGCCGGAAAAGACGGAACTATTGCATGGGAATCTGTTTGTCTGATGTCTCCATATAACGGGATCAGAGAATATGATGTTGATATATGCGCAAACAACGAAGATCAGGCCATGCGACCAGTCCGTGATGTGATCGCCGCATTTGAGCGCCCAGAAGTTATGGGAAAGCTTAAGCGCTTTTTTTATTGGACAAAAGAGCAAGTGAGATCACTTAAGACAAATTCGTTCATGAAAGGCCGGACAAATAGCCCTAAAGGAAAGGACGGTCTGCGTTCAGGAATCTGTATTTTTAACGAGATTCACCAGTATGAGGATTACGCTAATATCAATGTATTCACAACTGGACTAGGAAAGAAAAAACATCCACGGCGATCATATTATACCACAAACGGAGACGTAAGAGAGGGACCGCTTGACGATCTCATAGAAACATCTGAGGGAATTTTGAGGGGGGGAGAACCTGACAATGGTTTACTGCCATTTATATGCAAGCTGGACAAAAAAGAAGATGTAGACCAGGAAGAAAACTGGCCTATGGCAAATCCATCATTGCCGTACCTACCAAACCTTATGGAGGAAATACGGAAAGAGTACCGAGAATGGAAAAAGAACCCGGCTAGGCTCCCTGCGTTTATGACAAAGAGAATGAACATACCAGATGGTACCAGCGAGATAAAAGTAACGGAATGGGATAACATCATTGCAACGAATAGAGAACTTCCGGACCTAATAGGCTGGAGCTGTACATGTGGAATTGACTACTCAAAATTGACAGACTTTGCGGCTGTCAATCTTCATTTTCGTGATGGTGACAAGCGATATGACATTAACCATTACTGGCTTTGCTTAAAATCCTCTGATATACCACGGTTAAAATGCCCATGGAAGCAATGGGCTGAGAACGATCTTCTAACCTTGGTAGATGATGTAGAGATTCATCCGTCTTATATAACAGATTATATTGCTGAGATGAAAAAGAAATACAACATCAAGCATTTGGCCCTAGATGACTTTCGGTATGCACTTTTATCAAGCGCTCTGAAAGATATTGGATTTGACGCAAAAATATACAAAAATGTTAAATTGGTGCGCCCTATGGATATTATGCGTGTGGCTACGGTAATTGATAGCTGTTTTACAAACCAATGGTTTTGCTGGGGAGATAATCCGGGCCTGCGTTGGGCTACTAATAATACAAAGCTGGTTAGGGCAGGAAGAAAGCCGGGCCATGAAGATGATGCGGATCTTGGAAATTATGTATATGGAAAAATCGAAGCTAAAAGCCGTAAGACTGATCCGTTCATGGCATTGGTGGCTAGTATGGTAATTGAAGATATTTTGCCAGTGCAGAAACGCCAAAAGCCTAAATTTCAGGTATATGCTTATTGA
- a CDS encoding phage portal protein yields MGLNFKKWLVERLGGSVEKASTVEIDWSELFGIMDNVYVRELAFWTCVNKIANALSKCEFRTYYENKLVKKAEYYLWNVEPNRNQNASAFLTKLIGKLYLRNEALVIESSGQLYVADEFEKTVYALYDYQFHDVSVDDFKFDKTFYQNEVLYFQLNSIDMRKLVNLLHSSYNELMQYATNAYRKSRGSRGILNIDAQAQAEDDFSDTLQELMTNYFKKFFESENAVLPLYDGYEYKEIETKTYSNESTRDIKALADDIFDFTARAFSFPPSLAKGDVQDTGKATDELLTFCIDPLARMLEKEINRKRNGMAGFISGNYLKIDTMAVKHIDIFDIATPIDKLISSGVFTINGILRTIGEPEINEDWANEHFITKNYSTIQDLLNDLKNDSEPR; encoded by the coding sequence GTGGGATTGAATTTTAAAAAATGGCTTGTGGAGAGATTAGGTGGAAGTGTAGAAAAAGCATCAACCGTGGAGATTGACTGGTCAGAGTTATTTGGGATCATGGATAACGTATATGTACGAGAACTGGCTTTCTGGACATGTGTGAATAAAATTGCCAATGCATTGAGTAAGTGCGAATTTCGTACCTATTATGAAAATAAATTGGTGAAGAAAGCAGAATACTACTTATGGAATGTGGAGCCGAATAGGAATCAGAATGCATCTGCTTTCCTGACAAAGTTGATCGGTAAATTGTATCTGCGCAATGAAGCTTTGGTGATAGAGTCATCTGGACAATTATATGTAGCAGATGAGTTTGAAAAAACAGTATATGCATTATATGATTACCAGTTTCATGATGTATCAGTAGATGATTTTAAATTTGATAAGACTTTCTATCAAAATGAAGTATTGTATTTTCAGCTAAATTCAATTGATATGAGAAAATTAGTAAACTTACTCCACTCAAGCTATAACGAGCTCATGCAGTATGCGACTAATGCTTACCGAAAATCCAGGGGAAGCAGGGGAATTTTAAACATTGATGCCCAGGCACAGGCTGAGGATGACTTTTCTGATACGCTGCAAGAGCTAATGACAAACTATTTTAAAAAGTTTTTCGAGAGTGAAAATGCAGTACTGCCACTATATGATGGGTATGAGTATAAAGAAATTGAAACGAAAACGTATTCTAATGAATCCACACGGGATATTAAAGCCTTAGCTGATGATATTTTTGATTTCACAGCCAGGGCATTTTCTTTCCCACCATCATTAGCAAAAGGAGATGTTCAGGATACGGGTAAGGCTACAGATGAGTTGTTAACTTTTTGTATTGACCCACTGGCCCGAATGCTGGAAAAGGAGATAAACCGGAAACGAAACGGTATGGCAGGATTCATTTCTGGAAATTATTTAAAGATTGATACTATGGCCGTGAAACACATTGATATTTTCGATATAGCAACTCCGATTGATAAGTTGATTTCGTCCGGGGTATTTACAATTAACGGTATTCTACGGACAATTGGTGAACCAGAAATTAATGAAGATTGGGCAAACGAACATTTTATCACTAAGAATTACAGCACCATTCAGGATTTATTAAATGATTTAAAAAATGATTCTGAACCAAGATAG
- a CDS encoding head maturation protease, ClpP-related, protein MQKKGTNWRLEPSQAENKVILYIYDDVTEYGEFNWQTWNYDDSETSAKYFAEKLGEIPDGQTIELHINSNGGSVKEGVAIYNLLKQKSNHKIGIVDGVAHSVAFLILQACDERKMCLGTTALVHNMWMHCAGNATQLRKYADDLDDMMEANRQVFLERASITEEELTTLMEAETYLTPDKAIEYGLIDEIYGKKSAAPQNEKELMEKLSQMQCQLNSQQSFREQIAQLKENKKNQGGNKNLLAMFQGIAQRG, encoded by the coding sequence ATGCAGAAAAAAGGAACGAACTGGAGATTGGAACCATCACAGGCAGAAAACAAAGTTATTTTGTATATCTATGATGATGTAACTGAGTACGGAGAATTCAACTGGCAGACATGGAACTATGATGATTCAGAGACATCGGCAAAGTATTTTGCTGAAAAGCTAGGAGAGATACCGGACGGACAGACTATAGAACTACACATCAACTCAAATGGTGGATCTGTAAAAGAGGGAGTGGCTATTTATAACCTCCTGAAACAGAAGAGTAATCATAAAATTGGAATAGTGGACGGAGTGGCGCACAGCGTCGCTTTTTTAATTTTACAGGCTTGTGATGAAAGAAAGATGTGCCTGGGAACTACGGCACTTGTCCATAATATGTGGATGCACTGTGCAGGAAATGCGACACAGTTGAGAAAATATGCTGATGATCTTGACGACATGATGGAAGCGAATCGACAGGTATTTTTAGAACGGGCATCAATCACAGAAGAGGAACTTACAACTCTTATGGAAGCGGAAACGTATTTAACGCCAGATAAGGCAATAGAATACGGCCTGATAGATGAGATTTATGGAAAGAAAAGTGCAGCTCCACAGAACGAGAAAGAATTGATGGAAAAGTTATCTCAAATGCAATGCCAGCTAAACAGTCAGCAAAGCTTCCGTGAGCAGATTGCACAATTGAAAGAAAATAAGAAAAACCAGGGAGGAAATAAAAACCTCCTTGCAATGTTTCAGGGCATAGCCCAGAGAGGATAA
- a CDS encoding phage major capsid protein, translating into MKNKDVLMQEKTKILQQMNDAIAKNDADAFAEAFEQLSMNIQENILNEVEQQRKAGDIAILNSRGANQLTSEETKYYQAVIEAMRSSNPKQALTDLNVVMPKTVIDRVFEDLTASHPLLDAIDFQNTSGLVEMYLNTDEAQLASWGTLCSEIVKELTSGFKMVPMQLKKLSAFLPVCKAMLDLGPAWLDAYVRELLTEAINNGLEQGIIAGTGKDQPIGMMKQVGDGVTVTDGVYPDKVAITVKSFDPVEYGALLAKLATTPTGKVRPVQNVILVVSPVDYFTKVFPGTTIMSPSGTYVNNVLPYPTMVIQSIQVPAGKAIIGLGKKYFMGIGTAKSGKIEYSDEYHFLEDERIYLTKLYGHGEPMDNNAFQVLDISGLKPAVIKVEMQTGE; encoded by the coding sequence ATGAAAAATAAAGATGTATTAATGCAGGAAAAAACAAAAATTTTACAGCAGATGAATGATGCTATCGCAAAGAATGATGCAGATGCATTTGCAGAAGCTTTCGAGCAGCTGTCTATGAATATTCAGGAAAATATCCTGAATGAGGTAGAGCAGCAAAGGAAAGCCGGAGATATCGCTATTTTAAACAGTAGGGGAGCCAATCAGCTAACCAGCGAAGAGACAAAGTATTATCAGGCGGTTATTGAGGCCATGCGTTCATCAAACCCAAAGCAGGCATTAACTGATTTGAATGTAGTAATGCCGAAAACAGTAATAGACCGGGTTTTTGAAGATTTAACAGCTTCTCATCCATTGTTAGATGCTATTGATTTCCAAAACACCTCTGGACTGGTAGAAATGTACTTAAATACTGATGAGGCACAGCTTGCTTCATGGGGTACATTGTGTAGTGAGATCGTAAAAGAATTGACATCTGGATTCAAGATGGTGCCTATGCAGCTTAAGAAGTTATCTGCTTTTCTCCCGGTATGCAAAGCTATGCTAGATTTAGGCCCGGCCTGGTTAGATGCTTATGTACGGGAACTTTTAACTGAAGCTATTAATAATGGCCTTGAACAGGGAATTATTGCCGGAACTGGAAAAGATCAGCCTATTGGAATGATGAAACAGGTAGGTGATGGTGTAACGGTAACTGATGGTGTTTATCCTGATAAAGTGGCAATAACTGTGAAGAGTTTTGACCCTGTAGAATATGGTGCACTTTTGGCAAAACTGGCAACAACACCGACCGGAAAGGTGAGACCTGTTCAGAATGTAATTCTGGTAGTTAGTCCGGTAGACTATTTTACAAAAGTATTTCCAGGGACCACAATCATGAGTCCATCTGGTACATACGTGAATAACGTACTTCCATATCCGACAATGGTTATTCAATCTATTCAAGTACCGGCAGGAAAGGCGATTATTGGTCTTGGAAAGAAGTATTTCATGGGAATCGGCACAGCGAAATCAGGAAAAATTGAGTACTCTGATGAATATCACTTCCTAGAAGATGAGAGGATATACCTCACAAAACTGTATGGACATGGGGAACCTATGGACAATAATGCTTTCCAGGTACTTGATATCTCTGGATTAAAGCCTGCTGTCATTAAAGTGGAAATGCAAACGGGAGAATAA
- a CDS encoding HK97 gp10 family phage protein, whose amino-acid sequence MSKGNIKIGGLSDAIMKELEEYANVTTENVKEGTKKVAQKAVKELKENSPKNTGDYAKSWKSKVTSETSHSITSTIYAGNGQYRLTHLLEKGHAKRGGGRVEGNPHIAPVEKMCRDQLMEEIKKL is encoded by the coding sequence TTGTCAAAAGGGAACATTAAAATTGGCGGTTTGTCAGATGCTATTATGAAAGAGCTTGAAGAATATGCAAATGTAACAACCGAAAATGTGAAAGAAGGAACTAAAAAAGTAGCGCAGAAAGCGGTGAAAGAATTAAAGGAAAACTCACCAAAGAACACGGGAGATTATGCAAAAAGTTGGAAGAGCAAAGTCACAAGTGAAACCAGCCATTCCATAACATCAACAATTTATGCAGGAAACGGACAATATCGATTAACACATCTTCTCGAGAAGGGACATGCAAAGCGTGGAGGCGGAAGGGTAGAAGGTAATCCGCATATAGCGCCAGTGGAAAAGATGTGTCGTGATCAATTAATGGAGGAAATAAAAAAGCTGTGA